TAATCTTCTTGATGATGACTTCATTTTAAGGGCTAATAATCAAGGAAGCACAGAGCAGGAAAAGGAAGCTTGTTGGTAATGGAATGGGAAAAGTATTACTGTCCTTTGTTGCCTTTCTGTTCTTTGTTCTGTGTTTTGCCACTGGGCAAAACGTTGCTAAGGAACTATCTTCATGCTccttttcatatacagtggtgccccgctagacgaaaataatttgtcctgcgaaaattttcgtctagcgggtttttcgtctagcgaagcggcaatggaagccgcgctttcgctagacgagaaaaaaaaaagacgaaaatttttcgtcttgcgaggcagccccatagactttttcgtcttgtggggctgccttccgctagacgaatgccttcgtctagcggggcaccactgtagatactTTTCAGTCTGAAAATCAGCACCTCATCAGCTATTTAActgtaaaataagaaaaataatgaCCTATGACCTGGTTAGACAAGTCCGAAAAGAAATGaggtgaggaggaagagcagcagccTGATAGAGATCCATCAGAAGCTCAAGTGTACCACCTTCAATTTAGGGTAGACCTATTGAGCACTTCATTTCTTTACCAAGGAAGGCTTAAGACTCTTCTCATTCTTAGGGCTTCTGGCAAAACAAACAATACATTCAGAGTTCAGCTTCATCCTCCCCCAACCATTTTCATTGTTTCTCAAATCTCTGAAGCTTCTTCTCTCTAAAGTTCGCCCAAATATCCTGTCCTCTCCTTACTGTTTCTCAAAGTGCCAGTCCATCATTGCCTGTGACACTGAGGCAAAGGGACATAGGGTGCCTCCTAGAATcaatgctgctgcagctgcctctcTTTTCCCACCTGTCTGCCTTGTTATATGCTGGCATAAGAAGCATAGGCACCCACGAGTTCTGCCCATCACCACCCCTGACCCACCTGTGTTTACTTCCCATAGTGGCGAGGAAGTCATTTATGTTTGCTGCCAGCCCCTCACAGCCTTCTAGATAATAATCATCAGCTGCAGTTGCAGCTGCAGAGAAACCAAGTGGCTTCAGCCCCCTTCCCCTCAGCTGTTGCCttacagcagccattccatcaagcTGTTTACATGTGCTTGTTATAAAAACTGTAAGAATGCTTTTCAACCTCCTTTCCCATCTCCTTTTGTTCTATACTTTGACTTTTTATTGTAAGCCTGAAGGCACACTTTCTACCTCTTTTTCAAATGCCATCCTGAGAGCCATTTTGGCTAAAGAGCAAAGAAGTATTtaatacttctttttaaaaaatatgagatagctgggtttctttttctttttggctgctCTTCCTAGGGAGTCTGGAGATGAAGATGAATGGGAGGACATGGATGAAGAGGATGGAGAAGGCACCCAGAGTGATGTGGATTCAGAGGGTCCTTTGTCAGATGACAGTGAGATTAAAGGAGAAATGAAAGAATTTCTTTTCATGCAAGAAGAGACCAAGAGCCGTTTCACAGAATACTCCATGACTTCTTCAGTAATGAGAAGGAATGAACAGTTGAGCCTTTTGGATGAGAGATTTGAGAAGGTGAGGTGACCTAACAATGATGATTCTGGTGAAGCTTTAAAGGGTTGTTGGCAAATATTATCTCACTCAAACTCTGATTCTGATACAGGCAGATCAAAGCCCTGTGTAAACGGCTACTTTATCATATTTTTCCAGTGACAGAAAGACAGCTAACTGCTAAACAATCATACTCTGTAATATGTACCTTACATATTTTTGTTCAATATCAAGTAACATTTATTCTGAACTGCAGATATGTTATTGTCAATCAGCAGGGTAGCAAATAAAATTTGTATTAGTTTTTACATAAGGGAGAATGAAATTTGGAGAATGAAAACAATTATTCTCAAAACTCGAATTCCTTTCCCTGTGTGGTTCAGATTTGTTACTGTCATTATATAATTAGTTCCAGATACATTCGGATTGAGTGTTGTGTGTTTTATGTTTAGTTCTTTGAGCAGTTTGACGATGATGAAATTGGAGCACTGGATAATGCCGAATTGGAAGGTTTCATTCACAGCGACAGCACGCGGTTACAGGAAGTCTTGAATGACTACTACAGAGAGAAGGCAAAGAAGTACGTAGAATGTCCCAGCTGTCTGATTTCTTTGTGTTAATTAAAAGAATTTCTATAGAACCCTTCAACATCAGGGTGATTTACAAATGTTGGACATAAGCTACaatcaaaacattaaaaggccattaaaaaaacaaatatgaaattattttaaaaggctaATCAAAAAGGCCATTGTATAGCATGAAAAGGAGAGTTGCATGAGCACCAGGGAAGCCTCCTGGGGAGGGGATGTTTTAGAGTCCAAAGATGATGACTCACATAGGTAGCCTTAGCTCCTAGCTTCAGCTTTCCCACTTTATGCTAGGAAGGGAAGCGTCTTTGCTGGTTTAGTGTTTATGTATTCTGTTTACTGATTGATTTCCAGAGACTACATTGAAAGCTGAGTAGTTTTTATTTAAAGGCATTGTCATGAAAAACACTATATTTCTCTAATTGTTTAATTTAGTTGTGGTTTATCTGGTTCATGGGGGAAGAGCTCAGTTGGAAGCTCTGTTTATATTCATGCTTGACTGCTGTTACCAATGATTGATTACTATGTTAGAAGAAGAAAGCCAAAGTCCTTTAAATATATAGCTATTGATGGCAAAATGTTTGGCTTGACACATGTATTGATATTTACTTCATATTGACTCAGGGTAATCAACATTCTCTGCCTCTAGCAGCAATTATGAAGTGAGTGTCAGATATGGAAGAGGCAATTGTGATGTCCTGTCAAGTATCTGattgaaggaaaaggaggagagaatATACTTCAGTGGGGTTCAACAatcagtatatacattttatgaaaaataaataaatacctttaaTTATATACAACTGGGTATGCAGGGAACAACATAGGCTGTGCTAAGAGAAAAATATTTAGCTTTTATGCAGTTGGAATTCCTGCTGATACTGTGCAAGTCTGTATTTTATTGTGATGCGCAATTAAGGGGAACTCCTTTGCCAAATTACACCTTTCAAAAACAATGTATATCTACCATTACCTGCCACACCAGTTGTTGCCGGATTGCGACTtgcattatccctggccattgaccatactggctgatGAATTCTGGTATCCAACAAAGTCTGGAGAACATAAATTAGCCACTGCTGCTCTAAGGGATACTGATCAATGAAAGAGCAGCTAAAGgcagttttaaatttaaatttaaaatgtttttaatatgcCTTCATGAATcttttattttcccccaaaagcTGTGTCAAACTTGAAGGTCTTGAAATCAAAGAAGATTCAAAGCTGCTCCCCAGTGAGGAAGAAGATGAGGTAGAAGAAATTGCAGCTTTGGTTATTGAAGAACCCAAAGAAAAGTGGGACTGCGAATCCATTCTGAGTTAGTGTCTAGAGCTACGTGTTTTTTCCCCGCAACGGCTAAAAAATGCACAGATTATACTGCTGCTTTTGTGTGTCAAACTAGCACACACAGTAACTATTAACGAAAAAGGCAAATGAATAAGAAGTTATTAATAAATTGTTTGGTCTGTAACAAAAGTTTTAAAATCATAACTGGGGCAACAACTGATTGATGACTCAAActtgtgtatgttttttttttcctccttaagGTACCTATTCAAACTTATACAATCATCCAAAACTTATTGAGGTTCCACAAAAGGTAAATGGAAGTTTCTATTTTATATCATTTAAAGAATTTTGACCAATAATAGGCACATCCAAGAATTTCAGCATGCCTAGTGGGATTTTTTtgctttaaaggaaaaataaaatagcaagccTTACTATCTTGAAAATGGCTTTTGAAATTAAAAGCCATGTGGCATGGAAGATTATTGTCTCTGGGTGCACATACCTGTAACTACTgtagttgtgtagttctttagtTCCCTATCCCAATAGCATGTGTGGTCATAGCTTATGTGTTTTGGGAGAATTGTAACTGTTCTTCAGACCTTTTTGTCATTACTCAAAACTGATCCAGCATAGACTGGTTGGtgtcttttctctcttccttttagcagtattaaatatttttgcatttattgctCATAGAAAACAAGTTCTTAGTAACTTGTTTTACCTGGAAATCAGAAGCTAAAAAAATATCACTATTCTCTACTTTAAATACTAAACATACATGCACAGTTTCAAGTAATTTCTATGTAATCTGCCAAAGATTTTCAACATGTATAAGGAAGCCATTTAGTAAATATTGCAACAGAACAAGaatacattttttaattatttaatcatACCCCATTGATTTGACACTTAGGGCCTATAGGTTCTGCTGCAATGAACTTTGGACTGGGCTGATTGGGGAAGAAATCCACAATGTTATTGTTGGCTTATATATGACATGAAAAAGTatagcaaggggtgggggaagaaaaaagaTTGGTTAAGTTTGTATGTACTTACTTTTCAGCCCAAACCAATTGAAGTGTCAAGTAAGACAGGAATCCCTCTGGGTGTTTTGCCCGGAAGAGGACTTACAGCTAAGCAGGCCGAGCGCATGGAAATGATTAACGACAGTGACCTGCCAAGAGTAGCCACACAACCACGCTGCAAAAATGAGAGTAAAGAAGATCGGAAAGCTAGAAAACAAGCTATCAAAGAAGAACGAAAGGTAGGCTTCTTTCACTTTTTTCAGTAAATACATTTGTCTGATTGTCACTTTGACTAAAGTAGTTGGTCAGTTTTAACTTGAACCAGAGCCAATTACATCCTAACTTTTGAACATGAACCTGGATAACTTCAGTTTCCAGGTTGTCTCCCACAGATAAGAACCAAGCAGACTGAGACCATGTTAGGCGTATGCAGGCGTATTTCTGCATCATATGTCTTTTGACTTCTGTCCTTTTACAGtatgttaaattgttgttttgaAATAAAGGGTGCAGAGAGTAATATGCACTGAGCACCACAGCGACACTGATCCTGATCAGAAGGTGATCACTGTCTCAGAAGGGAGTAGGTAAATGTAACTTAATCAGAAGGTGACATTATTGTGCTCTATATTAGATCCTTATCAATTGTTAATCTCCATCTGATTGGGAAAAGATGTGGCTTTGTTCTAATGGTATTTCTCTGTATGGGTTAAGGAGGGGGCAGAAGTTCCTTCGTTCCATTTCAATTGCTAATACCAGTATTGGATTTATGCTATTTTTTGACAGATCTTTGCTCGTAGCAGCTGGCTGCTTGCAAGAATCTTTGCATTGTTTGTGACCAGTACAATAAATTTAGAAGTGCAGCCCAGACTCTGAAAGTCTAAGAAAGAACCCAAAAACTGGCATACATATAGTTGAAAGGATTGGTAAATCGGTAGCTTTATTCCAAACTCTCTACATGTTACTAGCGATAACAATAGAAATCAACTACCGGTAGCTTTTCTTACGAGATGCCTTTCTGCAGCATATGTAGCATggaatagccagtgtggtgccctccaaagcTTGTGGAGGGTGcatttgggttgtatccaatgctgcctCTGCACAAACAGAATGGATTTATGCTCTGGAAGGGGCTTCATGTTCCTCCTTCTCCCCGCACATCCCTCAAAAACTGTTTGGGAGGGTTGGAGGGTCTTCCACAGATGACTGGAGAGCATGTGAGGGGCTGCAGAGGCTGCATACTATTTTATTAAGGAAACTGCTTTGGGAACTTCTTTGTTAAAATGTAAATAAGTGGTTTGTCTGTGTAGGAACGCAGAATggagaagaaagcaaacaaattGGCCTTCAAGCAAGAGAAGACGAGGCAAGAGAAAGAGCTGCTCAACCTGAAACAGAATATTCAAGGGCTCAAGTTGTCATAATGAAAAACAATTGCTTCATGTTAAGGACACTCAGCTACCATACTCTTTGCTGATACCTTTTGGAACTTCTGTCTTCAGCCTGACAACAGCAAAGTTTAAGATAATGACTTTTTGAATTCAGATATAGTCACTTATCGGCGTCTGGTTACATGCAAAATCATTTTTGGGTACCACTGAAATAAAACTGCTTTAATATTTTCTCCTATGGAAGTGCTGGCAGGCATTGGTTAAGATGGGCAAACTCCTCTATAGTAAAATCTCTTTACTAGTCACTTTTGTCTGTTTTCATTATAACAATTAGACTTTCAAAACTTGGTTTAACTTTTAAGTTAATACCTCTGTGTTGCTGCTTACAGGAATGGTGTTCAAGAGAAATTACCAACTCCTGTGATTGCAGAGGCAGGGTGTTGTCTTAAGAACCTCATGTTAAAGTATCAGGCCATGAGTCCAATGGTAGAATGCAACATAGCATTAAGGAGATAATTTTgggcatttctgcttgcctgacaaAATGATTTTCCCTCTCTTCaccctgtgtgctgctctggcgaTTCTCCTGAACCTCCAGAACTGATttgtgggaggagaggaaagccATGTTGTGCCAGCAGCAGTCTTTGCATGGGCTTCCACTAGCAGACCCATATATTTCAGCACTACAGGCAGCTAGCCAGATGAATATGAAATGTTCACAAGTTGAGCATGATCTTCGTCCAGCCTCTGTATtctactgcctctgaacatggaaatTCGATCTAGTGATCATGGTTATACATTGCTAGCGCAGCCTCCCAGAATTTCCCTCAAAGGACCTTTCCTGAGCATCTTGTGGTTCCTACAGCACTTTTTTTAGCTGTCCACTTAATAAGGAGGGACGGAGTCAATGGTAAACAGTTCACCTTGGCAAATCAAGCTTGCCTCTATTAGTTTTAACTACTTTAGAAGTTTCTGTAGCTGAAGAAGCAACTGCCTTATTGAACATCTGTCTTAAGTCAAGGTGTCTCCTTACTACAACACTCACTGATAACTGTCTTGTAGAGGAAGCAAATGTACTCAGAGCAGCTTAACTTCTGTTTTCATGTGCATCACTGGATGGAAGGGTTGCATGTGTCATAATTGTTTTAACTGTCAGCCAATGACATTTAACTTGGGCTTTTACAAGTAAAGGAGCTAGATAAGCAAGAGTAAACTACCTGGTGCTCCTGTCTCCCTGAAAAAGTATTAAAGGCAGAATTTGATATCACTGCGCTATGAGATGAGTGCGATTCCTGGGAATAAAGCAGCAGCTGTAGGTATGTAATATTCTCAATTTTTACTTTGAGCTGTAGGTAACTTATCACTTATCAGTGAATGGTTTTGCACAGGCTCTCTGCTCTTCATTACATTTAAGTAAATGTTTGTCCATACTGGCTGATATTTGCAGAATCTATTCATAGAAATATGTCAAACATGTTGAACAGACCACAGTCATGCAAGCTACACTCATTCATGCAGTGAGTATGATAAGTAATACATCACTCAAAGTATTAACATTGTAATATCCTGGAAGCACCCTTTTTTCATGTGCAGACTTTGTCTAATTCTTTTTCTAACTTAATAAAGGGCTATGATTTATTGGCACATAGCagcatttgtatttaaaaaaacagtatTAGTTGGATTAATAGCATGAGAAGAGGGGAAGCAAAATGGGAAGAGAAAAAATGAGATGGTGTGGATTTCTTGGATGTTAGAAAACCTTGAATAAGTAATAACCTGTATTCTTCCATTTCACACAGATGCTAGCAGCCAGAATTTACTTTCTTGTGAAATCTGTGGAAGACATTTTACACAGGATGCACTGGTAAAAACAAGACAATTAACCACTGAATATATTTAGTGACATAAAAGCAACCTTAAGATAATTGACCAAGCAAGAATAGAAAATGACTCTGTTAATGAATGAATTCAGTAGCAGTCTTAGGCTGGTTCACAGCTGAAGTTAACTTTACAGAAGCTTTCATAGACTGCAGCTTTTAAGGAATTCAAAGCAGAAATAACGACAGGCAAGTACTTGGAAGTACGGTACTTGTTAGTGTTTACAGTAACTATCCCTCATCCCTGCCTTTTATTCAATGCAAAGAGAAATTGGTAATAAATGGAAGCTCCACGCATACCTCACATATCTTAGAAACAATTCCCAATGTTTCCTTCACAACATTTTTACATATGTTAAtgtgttggacagtgttcttgaagctacaaacatgacactgaccaaactgcgggaggcagtggaagacaggagtgcctggcgtgctctggtccatggggtcacgaagcaaTGTGTTTCTCAGTTCCTTAACTCTGGGCAGTTTGGGCCAGTTCAAGTTCATGTACTCAGGAATCCTTTTGAATATTGGATGACCATGCCACCTTCTGCTACATTTTCACTTCCCATTTAAACTACCTTTAATTGCCACTCTTTCTTAGCAGCTGCCACCACATAATTGATAAGGCCACATGGAATATCAATAAACACAAGAGCTGCCCCcccatttacttatttttttaatgtactacATTTATGtatcatctttcctccaaggagtataCATGGGTCTCCCCACTCCATTCTGTCCTCACAACCACCTTctgaagtaggttagactgaggaGACATggtgaacttcatgactgagtagggatttgaacctgggcctcctgGGTACTTAGGCATACATACGCCTTCCTTCACTGCTTAGTTAACATGCAATTAGCAAGGGGGATTCAGAGTCACAAGTTTTAAAAGTCCCTTGTTCAGGCCATTTTAAAGTGTCCAGGATGGTTTATATATTGTCCTCAAACTGGACTTTTACAAAGGCATTACGTTGGACGCAGCATAAAAACAGAACAAGAGAAACCGatgcttcttttttcaaaaaagtttttaaaatcccACTTTGTTTACAAGATTATATCTTTACAGGTGCAACAGCCTGAGCCAATCAAAGATGAGCAAGCCACTCGACTTGGTTGGCACTACAGCCAAATAATTACACTTCTGctagggaaaacacacacacctaccttatTAATATTTAACATGAGAAAACCAGAAGGATCCCCAATTAGTCAAATTAGGCACCCACATTTATTCCATGTCCAGGATAGAATTCCGACATAGGTACTGTAATTAGATATACATACAAGTTAGGGATCATCTCCTTTGCTGACTCCCAAAAGCTTGGGCACACTAATCAAGAAGGCTTGACATAATCATacctttcatttttcatttctggaGCCCTACATTTAGAGCTCAGTATAACATAATTTTGATCAACCCTTATTTGGCAGACCTTTCTCTGTGTCTCTCCATCTTAGGCACGACATGAACCAATATGCAGAAAAGTCTTCAACAAAAAGCGCAAGCCATTTAATTCCTTGAAACAGCGACTGCAGGGAACTGACATTCCAACAGTAAAGAGGAAGCCACCCCCAAAGGTATTTTTGAATTAGGCATGCAACTCGATTCAAATATATCAGTTCAGGGATGTTTCCCAACAGAGTTGGGGGTGACTTGTTTGCTCGACAGAAGGACTGCGCTAATACACAGGGTTGAAACTTCCTGTAGAAGTTACTGTAGCACTGAGTCATAGATTATCCCTCTGACTCTGCTTCCCTTACATTGCCTACTAGGAAGTAAGtgcatatttcttcttcttcctctttacaAGCCCTCCGAGACCTCTTCATTCACTATGGAACTGTGCTTTTGGAATCATCCATTTGGGGCTCATATTAACATCTAGTTTAATTGCTGTTTCCTGGTTCAGAAATACAGATCCTAAGAATATATTATACTTGCCTCAAATAAGAGGTGAGCATTGGGATTCCATGATTCTTCAACTCAAGATTAAGAAATTCATCTCCTTGCCCTTACCCACCAAGCTCTCTAATTTCTCTCCATCTATGCACAGGCTGCCATACCCTCCCTCTTCAAATCTTCCACCAAGCCCAGGCTTTGGCTCCCACCTAAATCCACCGTTTACAAAGCTCCTACCCCAAACCCCATCCTTCCTACCCACTCATTTGTTAGAGGTGACACTGCCATAGTTATCTCCCCTCTTCTGCACCTGGCACAAGAAAACCAAGGTACTGTATTACCTGTGTTTAATAGATAATTAATCTTTATTATTGCTTGTTATTGTTTCATCATCATTATAATGCATTTAACATCTCTTGAAATTCTcttttcaaaaacagtttagGACTATGTATCTATTAATGCACCCTCTGACTGAAAAATATGATTCCAGTATTTCCTTTTCAGGCCCAGCCAGAGAGAAAATCTAATTGGAGACAACAACATGAGAACTTCATTAATGCCATCCGGTCAGCCAAACTGGCCACTATAGCTATGAAAGAAGGCCGCCCtctgcctccgcctccgcctccaacCATTAATCCAGGTTATTTACTTGCATTGAAGCTGTTCATCCTTGTTTAATAATAGAGGGTTGGGTCCAGGCTCACAGAGGGGCcaaagattcagagaaatctcctGCAGAGAGGAAGAGATATTCACTGCCTTCACCTGTGGGAACATCCCGTGGATACAATTCTGTCCACAGGCAGTCTGGGTCTAACTCAGAGAGTCATTAGAACAATTAACTAAAACAGAGCTAGTGGATAGTACTGGACTTCCACTCAAGGGAATAATTTTAAACTCAGCTACTGTTTCAGTGGCAAGTCTCTCTCAACCTAATTTCTTCATCTGCAAGATGGCAAACATAAGCCTGATTCACACATCATTCTAATTCAaagcatggcttagcatgaatgtgcAGGCTACTGGAGAGGAAGGAGACTGTGtctgctttgctcctcctgaGTTGTTTTGCTACTGTGCAATGCTGAGCTAAACCAGTTTGGCTCAGCATGTTGTCCCAGCCTGGGCTTGTTTTAGCTTTCTCCAGcctaaccacaagctgtaaccaagcTGTCCTGTGGTTTATAGCTCACGGTTTGTCCAGGAGAGTTAAGCCATGAATCTGGATTCAGATGACAACGGGAAACTGGCTCATTGTGGCATATTcacattatttatatattttgtaacaGTGATGATGTTGTCTCCCAGGTACTATATAAATTGCTTTTATAGCCCTCATTCCTTTGTTATATTCAGATTATATTCAGTGTCCTTACTGCATGAGAAGGTTTAATGAGGCTGCAGCAGAAAGGCACATCAATTTCTGCAAAGAACAAGCAGCCAGGCGTGCATTTGCTCCAGGTCAGAAAGGATCCAAAGCACCCCCTGTAAGTAATTTTATTGTATTCAAGCCATTAGTCACATTTTTATCCCAGCCTTCTTCCAGGAGCTAtatagaataataaaaacaaggagTTCTGccaaatgtaccggtatatccaTTAATTATTTCACTTTCCCATGAATTCTGGAGATGGGTTGCTGTTCAGTAGTGGaatatttgctttgcatgcagaaggtcccaaattcattCCCTGGCATGTACATCTGGGACTGGGAATATCAcctacctgaaaccctagagagcctctgccaatcagtgtaggcagtaACAAGTCATGGTCCATCCCTAAGCATATATTATATTATGGTCAATGAATACATGTTCAttgcaaaattatttattttatactaaTTTTTGCCACTTCACTCTAAAAGTTCTAGAGTGCTCTTCTCCCATTAAAAGCAAATGCAAAATGTTTCCAAATgtcacattttttgtgctgtagAAAAGACTGATGGATGAATAAACCAGTCAAACCAGAATTTGCAAACAAAAACCCATAGGAAAATGTGCAGAAATATTTTAACAAACAGACTGGAgggttttcactttaaaaaaaaaatgcataaattatTTAGTCCCTGTAGGGTTGCtataggggacgcaggtggcgctttggtctaaaccactgagcctctcgggcttgccaatcggaaggtcagcagttcaaatccccacaacagtgagctcctgttgctctgttccaacttctgccaacctagcagtttgaaagcacaccagtgcaagtagataaataggtacctctgcggcgggaaggtaaacagcgttttcgtgtgctctggcttcagtcactgttacgttgcaccagaagcgatttagtcatgctggccacatgacccggaaagctgtctgcagacaaacatcagctcccttggcctgaagtgagatgagcgccacacccgtcacctttgactggacttaactgtccaggggtcctttacctgccATAAAGCAAATTTTCTAAGGTTTTTTTCTCCTCCAGTTTGTCTTGCTGACAATTATGAGAGGTTTGGGGGAGAATCTAAGTACTCTAGCTAATACACAACTTCAGTTAGTGAAgggccaatgtggtgtagtggatagtgTTGGATCAGAGAAATATCGGTTTGAAttctgccccgccccgccccgcccccgcaaaATATTTGGGTAGTCAGTCACTCTTTACCTAAACATCATAGGATTGTTGAGAGGATAAACATATGATAGTACCATGTACACTTCCTTAAGCTTTTTGGATACAGATGTGATAAATCAACTGTACTGCATAATGAAAGTATGCTAAAGCGTTCTTTATATATTTACTGCATATTTTCCAGGGCAAGCAAGCAACTCCCAAAAAAGAACCAACCCTAACAAGTGCTGTGGGAACACTGCTTCAGAACAAGACACAGGAAGGCACTGATCCAAGCCAAGTAGTAATAGGTAAGTAGCAAAAATAATGTTGAATTAATGCTCAGAAATATTTGAGGAACACAGAAATTATTCCTGCTTCAACTGCACCTCCCAAACTTTAAAATTAAACAATTTCATAGCATTTCACATTCATTAGCTAGTATGTCCTATCGTTAAAACCACCATGTAGAAGAttcatttttgctgctgttgcatgGATGCTTTTACTGTTCTGGTTAAGCCAATTCTGAGACCATTAGAACTACTCTAACAATATCATAAGGCTTAGTAGGTGAGTGTTCTGTAGTTTACGATGGCTTTATAGACTACTTTTGaactaataatttattaattgatATGCAATATAATTTGCTTTTTGGATTATTTAGGTAAACTACCTAGAGAACCTGTTTGGGGGCTCGAAGGGCTAAGGAAGATATAAATAATTCTAGAAACAGTAGGAGAAGGGATATAGCATTTTGTTTGGAGTGAAATTAATATTCAAAATTATTCTATGTACTCTTGCCTTTGGCTCCTATTATAAAACTGGGTTGTAGAAAAACCCACAAACTTTGACCAAGCAAACCTTAGCATAGTGATCTTAAGACTGGAAATAACCACAGTCAAGCACTTTCAAAACACAATGAAAGTTTAATGCTTAAAGCTCCAATCCTATActcacctgggagcaagccccactgaactcaatggaacttctgagcaaacatataTAGGAATGCACTGTAATTCTACAAATGAAATCAGTGCTAGACTTTTTCTGGATTATGCCCAGAATGTATTTTTGCAAAGGATTCTAAAGAGGTATAATTGAT
Above is a window of Lacerta agilis isolate rLacAgi1 chromosome 3, rLacAgi1.pri, whole genome shotgun sequence DNA encoding:
- the ZC2HC1B gene encoding zinc finger C2HC domain-containing protein 1B, which encodes MSAIPGNKAAAVDASSQNLLSCEICGRHFTQDALARHEPICRKVFNKKRKPFNSLKQRLQGTDIPTVKRKPPPKAQPERKSNWRQQHENFINAIRSAKLATIAMKEGRPLPPPPPPTINPDYIQCPYCMRRFNEAAAERHINFCKEQAARRAFAPGQKGSKAPPGKQATPKKEPTLTSAVGTLLQNKTQEGTDPSQVVIGHAAETSAGTLQKKASAIPFGKEPG
- the LTV1 gene encoding protein LTV1 homolog, which codes for MPHRRKKPFIEKKKAVTFHLVHRSQRDPLAADDTAPQRVLLPAQKGVDEKRREEQRKYGVFFDDDYDYLQHLKEASGPSELVPSSIPSQQGRIVVTTEGEVQEEIQQIPAPTINLPSSVFASEFEEDVGLLNKAAPISGPRLDFDPDIVAALDDDFDFDNPDNLLDDDFILRANNQGSTEQEKEACWESGDEDEWEDMDEEDGEGTQSDVDSEGPLSDDSEIKGEMKEFLFMQEETKSRFTEYSMTSSVMRRNEQLSLLDERFEKFFEQFDDDEIGALDNAELEGFIHSDSTRLQEVLNDYYREKAKNCVKLEGLEIKEDSKLLPSEEEDEVEEIAALVIEEPKEKWDCESILSTYSNLYNHPKLIEVPQKPKPIEVSSKTGIPLGVLPGRGLTAKQAERMEMINDSDLPRVATQPRCKNESKEDRKARKQAIKEERKERRMEKKANKLAFKQEKTRQEKELLNLKQNIQGLKLS